AATTTTCTGTTTGTGGTTAGTAGCTCTCTCAAGTGGATTTTGTAATGGAAATAAGTTTTGTTTATGTCTTTGGTTGCAACCAGTACAAGCAAGATAGAGGTTTTCCCATTCATAAGCCAGCCAGTAGTAAGCTGGATATTTTAGAGATTCGCCAGTTGCTTGTTTATAGGCTTGTTTCGGGCGAAAATGTTCGACATCGCCATCAGTCCCAATGAGGCGTTCGCAAAAACAGCATTTTTGATGTTGTGCGTCCATTAGTGCTTGCTTGACAGTTTTATGGGCATAGATATTCCTATCAAACTCAAACTTTTTTGCCCCTGTTTCGTAGGCTGAGGGATCACGAGAATATGAGATGCAATGCGATCGCCGTTTTTGTTTACCATCTGTAGCGAGTTTTTCTGGTGGTGTTTTGGGTTTGTGAATCCGAATCACTCAGTTACCTCCGCGCCAGATTTTTCTAATAACTTAGCAGCACGACGAATAATGTCCATCGCTTTGATGTCGTCTGGATTTTCGGCAGTTGGCAAAGCGCCAATTTTTTCTTCCAATTCCTTCAATTTTGCTTTATCCGCTTTAGAAATTTTTGGTTTCGAGAGGATCTCTTGTCTTTCAGCTAGCAATTTTTCAATTTGAGGCGGTCTTGCTGATGGAATTTCAAAAACACTGGTCAGGACTTGATCGACTCGCCAGTTATCAATAATTTCTGGATTATTATCAATCACTACGCGATCGCCTTCTCGTCGTAATAAGACAATATTGGCATCCTGTGCGGCTTGCACTACTAGCGGACTATGAGCAGTAACAATAAATTGCGTATTTGGGAAGCGATTGGTCAGAAATTGCATAATATCCCTTTGCCATTTTGGATGCATATGCAAATCAATTTCATCGACTAAAACAATTGCTGGTTCAGCAAGTGGATCTTCGCTATCAGGATAACGCTTAAATAATTTAATCGCCAAGTCCACCATCCAAGCAATTGTGGCGCGATACCCTAATCCTAAGCTTAATAAACGCACCCATCCATAAGGTGTTAAAAATTCTGCTGTTGGATATAAGCGGTCTTCATCTACTGGAGTAATACGAATATCTTTTATATCAGGCAAAATCTGTTTTAAGATTTCAACAATGCGATCAAATTTCTTTTTTAAAAAAATGCGTGTTTTCCCAGATGCAGATTTAACAGCATGATCGGTTTGCAATAACCATTCTTCTGCATTCATTAAGGCAGCATTATCGTAAAACAAAGTGATGGAATGATCTGTGGAATATTCATCACTCCAAGAAGTATTAGCCATTATTCTCGTTGCTCCATACCCATAGCATATTGCGCCACTTAAAAAATCAACTGATAACTGTAAGGAAGCTTCTTCAACAGTTTTCTCCGTAGTATGAATTATTTCCATTACCTTTGTAGCTTCTACGGGGAAACCGATGCGTGGAGTATAAGACTGCATATCTACTTCAATATGAATTGTCTTTATTTCAGGATGGTTTCTTATGTCTCCTTCTAAAGCTTTTAATGATGTTAGATTGGCATTACAAACGAATTTAGTATTCACTTGAGCCATCATTTTCTGCATTACTTTTAGCTCTTCCTTCCGCCAATTCAAGGATGAAATGCAACACCTAGAGATCTTTGCGTAAAGGGACTCATAAGGATATTCTGATATTAATCACAATAATTAGGATACCCTCATGAGCTTTGTCCATCTTACCACCACAGAAAGAAGTGAACTGTATAAACTAAGAGTAATTGAGCAATTATCTGTATCAGAGATAGGTCGTCGCTTGAAGCGAAACAAAAGTACGATTTCAAGAGAGTTATCGCGCAATACAGACGAGCGACAGATTGGCTATTTGCCAGATACTGCGGTTGCCCTGATGAAAGCAAGACGGAAACAAGCAAAGGTAAGATTTCAGAGCATCAGTGCTGAGACGATCGCCGAAGTCAAACAACGGTTAGAGCAACACCACAGCCCAGAGCAACTAGCAGGGAGAATGGAAAGGGAGGGGCTAGGTAAAATCAGCTATGAGACGATTTATCTGATGATCTATGCAAACCATCAAGAGATGGGAATATATCAACAATATCTGAGGCAGAAGCAAAAGCAACGAAGGCGCAAAGGTCGCCATCAGAAGCGAGGTGGCATTCCCAATAGGGTAGGGATAGAGAATCGACCGAAGATTGCAGATTTAAAAACAGAGATTGGACATTGGGAAAGTGATACGGTAATCGGGTGCAACCACACAGGTATCGTAGTTACGCATGTTGATAAAGCATCGAAGTATTTACTTGCTGGACTAGCTAAGAACAAGACGATGGACGAGATAAACAGAGTGACATTCAATCTATTTGAGCCTATAGAATCAACATCTCGAAAGACAATGACCTTTGATAATGGAAGAGAATTCTGTGGGCATGAGAAGCTATCTGAAAGATTGAAACTAGAGACCTTCTTTGCGAATCCATATCATTCATGGGAACGTGGATTGAATGAACACACCAATGGATTAATTAGAGAGTTCTATCCCAAAAGTACAAACTTTAAAATCGTGAAAGAAGAGGACTTTCAGAAGGCAGTGAATTTGATCAATTACAGACCCAGAAAATCACTTGACTATCGTACTCCTTACGAAGTATTCTTTGCTTCATCAGAACCCGTTGCATTTCATCCTTGAATTGGCGTTCCACTCTTTAAAATCTTTTGAAGTTCCAAGAAGAGTTATTAAGGGATAAGCACGATAAGGAGAATCTAAATCTTGCCTGCTCGGAATTATTTCCATACCAGCTAGACATCTTAAAAGTGTCGTTTTCCCGACTCCATTATTGCCTAAAATAACAGTCCATTGTGATGGTTTTCCTTGGTTGTCTGAAAGATTAAGTTCCTGTTTCCCTTTGAAGCAAAGAACATTTTCCACTTCCAATGAAAGAAAATAGACTGGAGGAGTTTTGTTGCTTGATGTCGAAGGTTTACTTTTGGTTGTAGCTTTCTTGGGCTGGTTGGTCATGGCTTTTGAGTGAGAAACCCTATGATCGAGCTAACTATCTAGATATTGGTATATTAACAGATGCTCGATCTAGC
This genomic stretch from Pseudanabaena galeata CCNP1313 harbors:
- a CDS encoding HNH endonuclease family protein, yielding MIRIHKPKTPPEKLATDGKQKRRSHCISYSRDPSAYETGAKKFEFDRNIYAHKTVKQALMDAQHQKCCFCERLIGTDGDVEHFRPKQAYKQATGESLKYPAYYWLAYEWENLYLACTGCNQRHKQNLFPLQNPLERATNHKQKIEQEQPLFIDFGKENPEDFIGFRGVIAYAIEGNQRGQITIDLLKLNNRALPEARLEKLQALRGLNQVLLLAKQRPNDQEFQELAKEAEDILEKAIWDSAEFAAVARCAIKAKFQESDLI
- a CDS encoding AAA family ATPase gives rise to the protein MQKMMAQVNTKFVCNANLTSLKALEGDIRNHPEIKTIHIEVDMQSYTPRIGFPVEATKVMEIIHTTEKTVEEASLQLSVDFLSGAICYGYGATRIMANTSWSDEYSTDHSITLFYDNAALMNAEEWLLQTDHAVKSASGKTRIFLKKKFDRIVEILKQILPDIKDIRITPVDEDRLYPTAEFLTPYGWVRLLSLGLGYRATIAWMVDLAIKLFKRYPDSEDPLAEPAIVLVDEIDLHMHPKWQRDIMQFLTNRFPNTQFIVTAHSPLVVQAAQDANIVLLRREGDRVVIDNNPEIIDNWRVDQVLTSVFEIPSARPPQIEKLLAERQEILSKPKISKADKAKLKELEEKIGALPTAENPDDIKAMDIIRRAAKLLEKSGAEVTE
- a CDS encoding AAA family ATPase gives rise to the protein MTNQPKKATTKSKPSTSSNKTPPVYFLSLEVENVLCFKGKQELNLSDNQGKPSQWTVILGNNGVGKTTLLRCLAGMEIIPSRQDLDSPYRAYPLITLLGTSKDFKEWNANSRMKCNGF
- a CDS encoding IS30 family transposase, giving the protein MSFVHLTTTERSELYKLRVIEQLSVSEIGRRLKRNKSTISRELSRNTDERQIGYLPDTAVALMKARRKQAKVRFQSISAETIAEVKQRLEQHHSPEQLAGRMEREGLGKISYETIYLMIYANHQEMGIYQQYLRQKQKQRRRKGRHQKRGGIPNRVGIENRPKIADLKTEIGHWESDTVIGCNHTGIVVTHVDKASKYLLAGLAKNKTMDEINRVTFNLFEPIESTSRKTMTFDNGREFCGHEKLSERLKLETFFANPYHSWERGLNEHTNGLIREFYPKSTNFKIVKEEDFQKAVNLINYRPRKSLDYRTPYEVFFASSEPVAFHP